A genomic stretch from Telopea speciosissima isolate NSW1024214 ecotype Mountain lineage chromosome 7, Tspe_v1, whole genome shotgun sequence includes:
- the LOC122667535 gene encoding uncharacterized protein DDB_G0283697 isoform X1 has translation MDSNLHSQSPDKGDMKPSFRKPSNDAVNRKYRRRSPSGSASSSSGGSPSHRRSRSPINSREDTTKTSDDRRRRKDDRRDLDRDAGRSRYGKGGDSYRDYGRQFHGSSLDYRRHDDHNRQHKYSTEGDKDYQRMSSRSGRETSGSSRSDHMRHESEYDRSRDYGHHVDKYSRDKPEDVGRSTKDKERETTDLERQKYSSKDPSSNRAVSGRRYTSSNMEERSGDRDRHSRDRGGWDDKKDHRRSSRDHKNDRTSSYEESRGYEKDSSPGKDSVGSRVKETHCSNPKEIDGQKDVATKKRKLDDREPEKHKEQYDREREEHLENDSRHSSGYRKRDGRHEHVKDKTSGLIEDQDSSLKKQKFSNSVAKSMTSELDEGPPPSSSKQVQETGDKVNQEPAHSSAGEAEATIDLNAAKVAAMKAAELVNRNLIGSGYMSTDQKKKLLWGNKKNIASDELQPGHRWDLPLFPDRERQEKFNKLMGVKGDAKQEQNPEEKDGSGIFRSEKQKELELDLEKHYTAGLRRRDGRTVGLGL, from the exons GGAGTCCTTCGCACAGGAGAAGCCGCAGTCCAATTAATTCCAGGGAGGATACCACAAAAACATCTGATGATCGACGTAGAAGGAAGGATGATAGGAGGGATTTAGATAGGGATGCTGGTCGAAGTCGGTATGGGAAAGGTGGTGATTCATACAGAGATTATGGTAGACAGTTTCATGGAAGTTCACTTGATTACCGTCGGCATGATGACCATAACAGACAGCACAAATATTCTACTGAAGGGGATAAAGACTATCAGAGAATGTCATCACGTTCTGGTAGGGAAACAAGTGGGAGCAGTCGTTCTGATCATATGAGACATGAAAGTGAGTATGATAGGTCAAGAGATTATGGGCATCATGTGGATAAATATTCCCGGGATAAACCTGAGGATGTGGGCCGTAGCACTAaggacaaagagagagaaaccacaGATCTGGAGCGTCAGAAATATAGCAGTAAGGATCCATCATCTAATAGAGCTGTATCTGGTAGGAGATATACTAGCTCAAACATGGAAGAGAGGAGTGGGGATCGGGATAGACATAGTAGGGATAGAGGAGGTTGGGATGATAAAAAAGACCACAGAAGGAGCTCAAGAGACCATAAGAATGATCGTACATCCTCCTACGAAGAATCTAGAGGATATGAAAAAGATTCTTCTCCAGGAAAGGACAGTGTTGGTAGTCGTGTGAAAGAAACTCACTGTAGCAACCCAAAGGAGATTGATGGACAAAAAGATGTTGCAACCAAAAAGAGGAAATTAGATGACAGagaacctgaaaagcataaggaGCAATATGATAGAGAACGAGAGGAGCATCTTGAAAATGATTCTAGACATTCTTCAGGTTACAGAAAACGAGATGGGAGACATGAACATGTTAAAGATAAAACCAGTGGTCTAATCGAGGATCAAGATTCTTCGCTCAAAAAGCAAAAGTTTTCTAATTCAG TTGCGAAGTCCATGACATCTGAACTGGATGAAGGACCGCCTCCTTCAAGTTCGAAGCAAGTTCAGGAGACTGGTGATAAAGTGAATCAAGAACCTGCTCATTCTTCAGCTGGTGAGGCTGAAGCAACTATTGATCTAAATGCAGCAAAAGTTGCGGCTATGAAAGCTGCAGAACTTG TAAACAGGAACCTAATTGGTAGTGGATACATGTCTACggatcaaaagaagaaattgtTGTGGGGGAACAAAAAGAATATTGCTAGCGACGAG TTGCAGCCTGGGCATCGTTGGGATTTGCCACTGTTTCCAGACCGAGAACGACAGGAGAAATTCAACAAACTCATG GGTGTAAAGGGAGATGCAAAGCAGGAGCAGAACCCCGAAGAGAAAGATGGAAGTGGGATTTTCCGATCAGAAAAGCAGAAAGAACTCGAGCTGGATTTGGAGAAGCATTATACTGCTGGACTCCGACGAAGAGATGGTCGCACTGTTGGGCTGGGGCTCTAG
- the LOC122667535 gene encoding arginine/serine-rich coiled-coil protein 2 isoform X2 encodes MDSNLHSQSPDKGDMKPSFRKPSNDAVNRKYRRRSPSGSASSSSGGSPSHRRSRSPINSREDTTKTSDDRRRRKDDRRDLDRDAGRSRYGKGGDSYRDYGRQFHGSSLDYRRHDDHNRQHKYSTEGDKDYQRMSSRSGRETSGSSRSDHMRHESEYDRSRDYGHHVDKYSRDKPEDVGRSTKDKERETTDLERQKYSSKDPSSNRAVSGRRYTSSNMEERSGDRDRHSRDRGGWDDKKDHRRSSRDHKNDRTSSYEESRGYEKDSSPGKDSVGSRVKETHCSNPKEIDGQKDVATKKRKLDDREPEKHKEQYDREREEHLENDSRHSSGYRKRDGRHEHVKDKTSGLIEDQDSSLKKQKFSNSVAKSMTSELDEGPPPSSSKQVQETGDKVNQEPAHSSAGEAEATIDLNAAKVAAMKAAELVNRNLIGSGYMSTDQKKKLLWGNKKNIASDEPGHRWDLPLFPDRERQEKFNKLMGVKGDAKQEQNPEEKDGSGIFRSEKQKELELDLEKHYTAGLRRRDGRTVGLGL; translated from the exons GGAGTCCTTCGCACAGGAGAAGCCGCAGTCCAATTAATTCCAGGGAGGATACCACAAAAACATCTGATGATCGACGTAGAAGGAAGGATGATAGGAGGGATTTAGATAGGGATGCTGGTCGAAGTCGGTATGGGAAAGGTGGTGATTCATACAGAGATTATGGTAGACAGTTTCATGGAAGTTCACTTGATTACCGTCGGCATGATGACCATAACAGACAGCACAAATATTCTACTGAAGGGGATAAAGACTATCAGAGAATGTCATCACGTTCTGGTAGGGAAACAAGTGGGAGCAGTCGTTCTGATCATATGAGACATGAAAGTGAGTATGATAGGTCAAGAGATTATGGGCATCATGTGGATAAATATTCCCGGGATAAACCTGAGGATGTGGGCCGTAGCACTAaggacaaagagagagaaaccacaGATCTGGAGCGTCAGAAATATAGCAGTAAGGATCCATCATCTAATAGAGCTGTATCTGGTAGGAGATATACTAGCTCAAACATGGAAGAGAGGAGTGGGGATCGGGATAGACATAGTAGGGATAGAGGAGGTTGGGATGATAAAAAAGACCACAGAAGGAGCTCAAGAGACCATAAGAATGATCGTACATCCTCCTACGAAGAATCTAGAGGATATGAAAAAGATTCTTCTCCAGGAAAGGACAGTGTTGGTAGTCGTGTGAAAGAAACTCACTGTAGCAACCCAAAGGAGATTGATGGACAAAAAGATGTTGCAACCAAAAAGAGGAAATTAGATGACAGagaacctgaaaagcataaggaGCAATATGATAGAGAACGAGAGGAGCATCTTGAAAATGATTCTAGACATTCTTCAGGTTACAGAAAACGAGATGGGAGACATGAACATGTTAAAGATAAAACCAGTGGTCTAATCGAGGATCAAGATTCTTCGCTCAAAAAGCAAAAGTTTTCTAATTCAG TTGCGAAGTCCATGACATCTGAACTGGATGAAGGACCGCCTCCTTCAAGTTCGAAGCAAGTTCAGGAGACTGGTGATAAAGTGAATCAAGAACCTGCTCATTCTTCAGCTGGTGAGGCTGAAGCAACTATTGATCTAAATGCAGCAAAAGTTGCGGCTATGAAAGCTGCAGAACTTG TAAACAGGAACCTAATTGGTAGTGGATACATGTCTACggatcaaaagaagaaattgtTGTGGGGGAACAAAAAGAATATTGCTAGCGACGAG CCTGGGCATCGTTGGGATTTGCCACTGTTTCCAGACCGAGAACGACAGGAGAAATTCAACAAACTCATG GGTGTAAAGGGAGATGCAAAGCAGGAGCAGAACCCCGAAGAGAAAGATGGAAGTGGGATTTTCCGATCAGAAAAGCAGAAAGAACTCGAGCTGGATTTGGAGAAGCATTATACTGCTGGACTCCGACGAAGAGATGGTCGCACTGTTGGGCTGGGGCTCTAG
- the LOC122668322 gene encoding protein MIZU-KUSSEI 1 — translation MSASIAQDLQQQQQPQPQLQSQPVSPLATPSPSRPQISLQQPSKKSKPSKPGKLYKQVRSLFRAFPIITPCRVPVPLHGNKPQNGHIHGGTRMTGTLYGYRKARVNLAIQENPRCLPMLILELGVPTGKLLQEMGTGLTRITLECEKQAVEKKKLIEERLWTMYCNNRKVGYGTKKEPTEEDLNVMQLLHAVSMGAGVLPTENTDMPDGELTYMRAHFERVIGSKDSETFYVMNPDGNSGPELSIFFVRI, via the coding sequence ATGTCAGCatcaatagctcaggatctgcaacagcagcagcaaccgcAACCGCAGCTACAGTCCCAGCCAGTAAGCCCACTTGCGACACCATCACCCTCGCGTCCTCAAATCTCTCTTCAACAGCCTTCAAAGAAGAGCAAGCCATCCAAACCAGGGAAACTTTACAAGCAAGTTCGTTCTCTGTTCAGGGCATTCCCCATCATCACCCCATGCAGGGTGCCTGTTCCTCTACATGGCAACAAGCCCCAGAACGGCCATATACACGGCGGAACCAGAATGACAGGCACCCTATATGGCTACCGGAAGGCACGTGTTAACCTAGCCATCCAGGAAAACCCAAGATGTCTTCCCATGCTAATACTTGAGCTAGGGGTCCCAACAGGCAAGCTCCTTCAAGAGATGGGAACAGGCCTTACGCGAATAACACTCgagtgtgagaagcaagcagTCGAGAAGAAAAAGCTCATTGAAGAACGTCTCTGGACCATGTACTGCAATAATCGCAAGGTCGGGTATGGCACCAAAAAGGAGCCAACTGAGGAAGACCTGAATGTTATGCAGTTGCTCCATGCTGTGTCAATGGGAGCCGGTGTATTACCTACCGAGAACACAGACATGCCTGATGGGGAACTGACATACATGAGAGCTCACTTTGAACGAGTGATTGGGTCCAAAGACTCGGAGACTTTCTACGTGATGAACCCGGATGGTAATAGTGGTCCCGAACTAAGCATATTTTTTGTGAGGATCTGA